One window from the genome of Hyphomonas neptunium ATCC 15444 encodes:
- a CDS encoding DegT/DnrJ/EryC1/StrS family aminotransferase, with amino-acid sequence MQFIDLQAQRRRIESQINSAVQAVIESGRYVLGPEVGEVEKQLAAWCGAKHAVSCANGTDALALALMAWALKPGDAVFCPSFTFVATAQVVPWLGATPVFVDIHAETYNMDPASLEAQIARVKAEGRLTPKVVIAVDLFGQPADYPAIKAICDREGMKLIADTAQGYGCTLNGKHPSDWADIATTSFFPAKPLGCYGDGGAIVTNDSALAELIESLRVYGKVTPTDAAQRNFHHDPKYLSLRVGMNSRLDTIQAAILLEKLKIFADEIEKREAVAQRYSQALRGKVRRVPGVIAGGQSVWAQYVIEHDQRDGLQAHLTANGIPSMVYYPVPIHQQDFAARFAPPDGTLPVTETASRHVLALPMHPYLSAEDQDRIVEAMLGFNG; translated from the coding sequence ATGCAGTTCATTGACCTTCAGGCCCAGCGCCGCCGTATCGAGAGCCAGATCAATTCGGCCGTTCAGGCGGTGATCGAGAGCGGGCGGTATGTGCTTGGCCCGGAAGTGGGCGAAGTGGAGAAGCAGCTGGCGGCCTGGTGCGGGGCCAAACATGCCGTTTCCTGCGCCAACGGAACCGACGCGCTGGCGCTGGCGCTGATGGCGTGGGCGTTGAAACCGGGCGACGCAGTGTTCTGTCCGAGCTTTACCTTTGTGGCGACCGCGCAGGTTGTGCCCTGGCTGGGGGCAACGCCGGTGTTTGTCGACATCCATGCCGAGACTTACAATATGGACCCGGCGAGCCTTGAGGCGCAGATTGCGCGCGTGAAGGCGGAGGGCAGACTGACACCTAAGGTGGTGATTGCGGTGGACCTCTTTGGTCAGCCAGCGGATTATCCCGCCATCAAGGCGATCTGTGACCGGGAAGGGATGAAGCTTATTGCCGACACGGCGCAGGGCTATGGCTGCACGCTGAATGGCAAGCATCCTTCTGACTGGGCCGACATTGCCACGACGAGTTTCTTTCCCGCAAAGCCGCTGGGCTGTTATGGCGATGGCGGGGCGATTGTGACCAATGACAGCGCGCTGGCCGAGCTGATCGAGTCGCTGCGGGTTTATGGCAAGGTGACGCCGACCGATGCGGCGCAGCGGAACTTTCATCATGACCCGAAATACCTCTCGCTCCGGGTGGGGATGAATTCACGGCTGGATACAATCCAGGCAGCGATCCTGCTGGAGAAGCTGAAGATCTTTGCCGATGAAATCGAGAAGCGCGAAGCGGTTGCGCAGCGCTATTCGCAGGCGCTGCGCGGCAAGGTGCGCCGTGTGCCGGGCGTGATTGCGGGCGGGCAGAGTGTCTGGGCGCAATATGTGATCGAGCATGACCAGCGCGATGGCCTGCAGGCCCATCTGACCGCCAACGGCATTCCCAGCATGGTCTACTACCCCGTGCCAATCCATCAGCAGGACTTTGCGGCCCGCTTTGCGCCGCCGGACGGCACGTTGCCGGTGACCGAGACGGCGAGCCGGCATGTGCTGGCCCTGCCGATGCACCCTTATCTGTCTGCGGAAGACCAGGACCGGATTGTTGAAGCGATGCTCGGGTTCAACGGGTGA
- a CDS encoding helix-turn-helix domain-containing protein yields the protein MDIRDIFAQNIRRVRRQRGVSQEELASLANIDRTYVSALERSVYSASLDVVASIAKALDVEPHELLLKSRRN from the coding sequence ATGGATATTCGGGATATCTTCGCTCAGAACATCAGAAGGGTCCGTCGCCAGAGAGGGGTCTCTCAGGAGGAATTAGCGTCTCTTGCAAATATCGACAGGACCTATGTGAGCGCGCTTGAACGAAGTGTATACAGTGCCTCTCTGGATGTCGTCGCAAGTATTGCCAAAGCACTCGATGTTGAGCCCCACGAACTTCTATTGAAGAGTCGGCGGAACTAA